A genome region from Leptodactylus fuscus isolate aLepFus1 chromosome 6, aLepFus1.hap2, whole genome shotgun sequence includes the following:
- the MYOCD gene encoding myocardin isoform X1 encodes MHILQESSAEGSTQAAQMKLKRARLADDLNERIALRPGPLELVEKNIIPLESTVKEAMKGNSVNYSKSVDAFAFEEDSSNDESPDQERSNDSQGISSSSPQETKNMDATSSPDSGPVQNHTQENDNDPHDGSAHQSHSSSLHPENQMSTTGQVAPSSAAVKTKSTTDSKNRHKKPKDIKPKVKKLKYHQYIPPDQKAEKSPPPMDSAYARLLQQQQLFLQLQILSQQQQQHFNYQGMHHSHLKQPNEQMNRNSNSNMVNSPSLSPVKTTFSGQANISSMKPGLLPSNLDDLKVSELRQQLRIRGLPVSGTKTSLMERLRPFQECPGNTVPTFSEITTVTFPVTPNNSNFQTHPSGGVISNGFYQFGSTSSTPPISPASSDLSVNGSLPDTFSDGPMSSPQFGLHPSPIHLSAEESLMSSINSGSYQVELEGMDAEKDKMLVEKQKVINELTWKLQQEQRQVEELRLQLQKRKGNCGPQDKTLPSQHFFGVPIKQENVSSCPFAAKQMTLKTQANNISEKHGSCTTQSVSCMINNHCMEATNPSSIMSSTFLSPQCSPQHSPIGSTNSPQHISLPPSPNNPYLLSVSPGSQGDARSISPQVNHRIHPTQNTGSSVCYSPNQNTLQPSYIDQSENKNSNKDRLPPKSPPVLGKISALQPSPQAGQKLPSPGTNFINATSSVSKQLPSYEDAVRQQITRSQQMDELLDVLIESGEMPANAKDERSCGQKLNQLSVSTGNPSATSSNSHLPYENCSNNDGHLEVLLNTHSPMGRPNEIPLLKIGNDDPHFERVIGGFPGKGSEEMLETSLSPMETQLSPSSVESNGLHLSFTESPWETMEWLDLTPPSSATGLGSLTTTGPSIFNTDFLDVTDLNLNNAMDLHLEQW; translated from the exons ATGCACATTTTACAAG AATCATCTGCTGAGGGGTCGACTCAAGCTGCCCAGATGAAACTGAAACGGGCTCGACTTGCTGATGACCTCAATGAAAGGATTGCCCTCAGACCAGGCCCTTTAGAACTGGTGGAAAAGAATATAATTCCCCTTGAATCTACTGTGAAAGAGGCCATGAAAG GCAATTCAGTCAATTACTCCAAGTCCGTGGACGCCTTTGCTTTCGAAGAAGACAGCAGCAATGACGAGTCCCCTGATCAAGAGAGAAGCAATGACTCTCAGGGAATTTCATCTTCATCTCCGCAAGAGACCAAAAATATGGATGCCACTAGTTCTCCAGACTCTGGTCCAGTACAG AATCATACCCAAGAAAATGACAATGACCCACATGATGGCAGCGCACACCAGAGTCATTCCTCTTCACTGCACCCAGAAAACCAAATGTCGACAACAGGACAGGTGGCCCCAAGCTCTGCTGCAGTAAAG ACCAAGTCTACTACAGATTCCAAAAACCGTCACAAGAAACCTAAAGATATCAAGCCAAAGGTGAAAAAGTTAAAATATCATCAGTACATTCCTCCAGACCAAAAGGCCGAGAAGTCTCCTCCACCCATGGACTCGGCTTACGCCAGGCTTCTACAGCAGCAACAACTTTTTCTTCAACTACAGATATTAAGCCAGCAACAGCAGCAACACTTCAACTACCAAGGCATGCACCACTCACATCTCAA GCAACCAAATGAGCAAATGAATCGGAATTCAAACTCCAACATGGTTAACAGTCCCTCACTGTCTCCAGTGAAGACCACCTTCTCTGGCCAAGCAAATATATCCTCCATGAAACCAGGTCTTCTCCCCTCTAATTTGGATGATTTAAAA GTTTCAGAATTGAGGCAACAGCTAAGAATACGTGGCTTACCTGTATCCGGTACAAAGACCTCACTAATGGAACGACTACGACCCTTCCAGGAGTGCCCTGGAAATACTGTCCCAACATTTAGTGAAATCACAACTGTCACTTTTCCAGTTACTCCAAATAACTCAAACTTCCAAACGCACCCATCAGGAGGCGTCATTTCAAATGGCTTCTATCAGTTTGGTAGCACCAGTTCTACCCCACCAATATCCCCAGCCTCTTCAGACCTCTCTGTTAATGGTTCTCTACCTGATACCTTCAGTGATGGACCAATGTCTTCTCCTCAGTTTGGTCTACACCCTTCCCCTATTCACCTAAGTGCTGAGGAAAGTCTAATGAGCAGCATCAACAGTGGTAGCTACCAAGTAGAACTGGAAGGTATGGATGCTGAAAAAGACAAAATGTTGGTGGAGAAGCAGAAGGTCATCAATGAGTTGACCTGGAAACTCCAACAAGAGCAAAGACAAGTTGAGGAACTTAGGCTGCAATTGCAAAAGCGAAAAGGGAATTGTGGACCTCAAGACAAGACACTTCCATCTCAACACTTTTTTGGAGTACCTATCAAGCAAGAAAACGTCTCCAGTTGTCCCTTTGCAGCTAAACAAATGACTTTAAAAACACAGGCGAACAATATATCTGAGAAGCATGGATCATGTACAACACAGTCAGTGTCTTGCATGATAAACAACCATTGCATGGAGGCCACTAACCCAAGTTCCATCATGTCTTCCACCTTCTTGAGTCCTCAGTGTTCTCCGCAACACTCTCCCATTGGAAGTACGAATAGTCCACAGCACATCAGTTTACCTCCATCTCCCAATAACCCCTACTTGTTGTCCGTATCTCCAGGCTCACAAGGAGATGCCCGTAGCATATCACCACAGGTCAACCACCGGATCCACCCAACACAG AATACTGGGAGTTCTGTATGCTACTCTCCAAACCAGAACACTTTACAGCCATCCTACATTGACCAATCGGAAAACAAGAACAGTAACAAAGATCGACTCCCACCAAAAAGTCCACCAGTGTTAGGAAAG ATAAGTGCTTTACAGCCATCTCCCCAGGCAGGTCAAAAGCTTCCCAGCCCTGGCACGAATTTCATTAATGCAACCTCGTCAGTTTCCAAGCAGCTTCCCTCCTACGAGGATGCAGTCAGACAG CAGATCACAAGGAGTCAACAGATGGATGAACTTCTTGATGTTTTGATTGAAAGTGGAG AAATGCCAGCCAATGCCAAAGATGAGAGGTCATGTGGGCAGAAGCTCAATCAGCTGAGTGTGTCAACTGGAAACCCAAGTGCGACCTCCTCAAACTCCCATCTTCCATATGAAAACTGTTCAAACAATGATGGCCACCTTGAAGTCTTACTCAACACTCATAGCCCCATGGGAAGACCTAATGAAATACCACTGCTTAAAATTGGAAATGATGATCCACACTTTGAGCGTGTTATTGGAGGGTTTCCTGGAAAAGGTTCTGAGGAAATGTTGGAAACTTCTTTATCTCCCATGGAGACCCAATTGTCCCCATCATCTGTGGAAAGCAATGGCCTTCATCTGAGTTTTACTGAATCTCCTTGGGAGACCATGGAGTGGCTGGACTTAACGCCACCAAGTTCAGCCACAGGTTTGGGGTCACTCACCACTACTGGTCCCAGTATCTTCAATACTGATTTCCTTGATGTTACAGATCTCAACTTAAACAATGCAATGGACTTGCACTTAGAACAATGGTAA
- the MYOCD gene encoding myocardin isoform X3, with the protein MHILQESSAEGSTQAAQMKLKRARLADDLNERIALRPGPLELVEKNIIPLESTVKEAMKGNSVNYSKSVDAFAFEEDSSNDESPDQERSNDSQGISSSSPQETKNMDATSSPDSGPVQNHTQENDNDPHDGSAHQSHSSSLHPENQMSTTGQVAPSSAAVKTKSTTDSKNRHKKPKDIKPKVKKLKYHQYIPPDQKAEKSPPPMDSAYARLLQQQQLFLQLQILSQQQQQHFNYQGMHHSHLKQPNEQMNRNSNSNMVNSPSLSPVKTTFSGQANISSMKPGLLPSNLDDLKVSELRQQLRIRGLPVSGTKTSLMERLRPFQECPGNTVPTFSEITTVTFPVTPNNSNFQTHPSGGVISNGFYQFGSTSSTPPISPASSDLSVNGSLPDTFSDGPMSSPQFGLHPSPIHLSAEESLMSSINSGSYQVELEGMDAEKDKMLVEKQKVINELTWKLQQEQRQVEELRLQLQKRKGNCGPQDKTLPSQHFFGVPIKQENVSSCPFAAKQMTLKTQANNISEKHGSCTTQSVSCMINNHCMEATNPSSIMSSTFLSPQCSPQHSPIGSTNSPQHISLPPSPNNPYLLSVSPGSQGDARSISPQVNHRIHPTQNTGSSVCYSPNQNTLQPSYIDQSENKNSNKDRLPPKSPPVLGKQITRSQQMDELLDVLIESGEMPANAKDERSCGQKLNQLSVSTGNPSATSSNSHLPYENCSNNDGHLEVLLNTHSPMGRPNEIPLLKIGNDDPHFERVIGGFPGKGSEEMLETSLSPMETQLSPSSVESNGLHLSFTESPWETMEWLDLTPPSSATGLGSLTTTGPSIFNTDFLDVTDLNLNNAMDLHLEQW; encoded by the exons ATGCACATTTTACAAG AATCATCTGCTGAGGGGTCGACTCAAGCTGCCCAGATGAAACTGAAACGGGCTCGACTTGCTGATGACCTCAATGAAAGGATTGCCCTCAGACCAGGCCCTTTAGAACTGGTGGAAAAGAATATAATTCCCCTTGAATCTACTGTGAAAGAGGCCATGAAAG GCAATTCAGTCAATTACTCCAAGTCCGTGGACGCCTTTGCTTTCGAAGAAGACAGCAGCAATGACGAGTCCCCTGATCAAGAGAGAAGCAATGACTCTCAGGGAATTTCATCTTCATCTCCGCAAGAGACCAAAAATATGGATGCCACTAGTTCTCCAGACTCTGGTCCAGTACAG AATCATACCCAAGAAAATGACAATGACCCACATGATGGCAGCGCACACCAGAGTCATTCCTCTTCACTGCACCCAGAAAACCAAATGTCGACAACAGGACAGGTGGCCCCAAGCTCTGCTGCAGTAAAG ACCAAGTCTACTACAGATTCCAAAAACCGTCACAAGAAACCTAAAGATATCAAGCCAAAGGTGAAAAAGTTAAAATATCATCAGTACATTCCTCCAGACCAAAAGGCCGAGAAGTCTCCTCCACCCATGGACTCGGCTTACGCCAGGCTTCTACAGCAGCAACAACTTTTTCTTCAACTACAGATATTAAGCCAGCAACAGCAGCAACACTTCAACTACCAAGGCATGCACCACTCACATCTCAA GCAACCAAATGAGCAAATGAATCGGAATTCAAACTCCAACATGGTTAACAGTCCCTCACTGTCTCCAGTGAAGACCACCTTCTCTGGCCAAGCAAATATATCCTCCATGAAACCAGGTCTTCTCCCCTCTAATTTGGATGATTTAAAA GTTTCAGAATTGAGGCAACAGCTAAGAATACGTGGCTTACCTGTATCCGGTACAAAGACCTCACTAATGGAACGACTACGACCCTTCCAGGAGTGCCCTGGAAATACTGTCCCAACATTTAGTGAAATCACAACTGTCACTTTTCCAGTTACTCCAAATAACTCAAACTTCCAAACGCACCCATCAGGAGGCGTCATTTCAAATGGCTTCTATCAGTTTGGTAGCACCAGTTCTACCCCACCAATATCCCCAGCCTCTTCAGACCTCTCTGTTAATGGTTCTCTACCTGATACCTTCAGTGATGGACCAATGTCTTCTCCTCAGTTTGGTCTACACCCTTCCCCTATTCACCTAAGTGCTGAGGAAAGTCTAATGAGCAGCATCAACAGTGGTAGCTACCAAGTAGAACTGGAAGGTATGGATGCTGAAAAAGACAAAATGTTGGTGGAGAAGCAGAAGGTCATCAATGAGTTGACCTGGAAACTCCAACAAGAGCAAAGACAAGTTGAGGAACTTAGGCTGCAATTGCAAAAGCGAAAAGGGAATTGTGGACCTCAAGACAAGACACTTCCATCTCAACACTTTTTTGGAGTACCTATCAAGCAAGAAAACGTCTCCAGTTGTCCCTTTGCAGCTAAACAAATGACTTTAAAAACACAGGCGAACAATATATCTGAGAAGCATGGATCATGTACAACACAGTCAGTGTCTTGCATGATAAACAACCATTGCATGGAGGCCACTAACCCAAGTTCCATCATGTCTTCCACCTTCTTGAGTCCTCAGTGTTCTCCGCAACACTCTCCCATTGGAAGTACGAATAGTCCACAGCACATCAGTTTACCTCCATCTCCCAATAACCCCTACTTGTTGTCCGTATCTCCAGGCTCACAAGGAGATGCCCGTAGCATATCACCACAGGTCAACCACCGGATCCACCCAACACAG AATACTGGGAGTTCTGTATGCTACTCTCCAAACCAGAACACTTTACAGCCATCCTACATTGACCAATCGGAAAACAAGAACAGTAACAAAGATCGACTCCCACCAAAAAGTCCACCAGTGTTAGGAAAG CAGATCACAAGGAGTCAACAGATGGATGAACTTCTTGATGTTTTGATTGAAAGTGGAG AAATGCCAGCCAATGCCAAAGATGAGAGGTCATGTGGGCAGAAGCTCAATCAGCTGAGTGTGTCAACTGGAAACCCAAGTGCGACCTCCTCAAACTCCCATCTTCCATATGAAAACTGTTCAAACAATGATGGCCACCTTGAAGTCTTACTCAACACTCATAGCCCCATGGGAAGACCTAATGAAATACCACTGCTTAAAATTGGAAATGATGATCCACACTTTGAGCGTGTTATTGGAGGGTTTCCTGGAAAAGGTTCTGAGGAAATGTTGGAAACTTCTTTATCTCCCATGGAGACCCAATTGTCCCCATCATCTGTGGAAAGCAATGGCCTTCATCTGAGTTTTACTGAATCTCCTTGGGAGACCATGGAGTGGCTGGACTTAACGCCACCAAGTTCAGCCACAGGTTTGGGGTCACTCACCACTACTGGTCCCAGTATCTTCAATACTGATTTCCTTGATGTTACAGATCTCAACTTAAACAATGCAATGGACTTGCACTTAGAACAATGGTAA
- the MYOCD gene encoding myocardin isoform X2 translates to MTLLGCEQSLLIRSKFRSALKSPAAFQEQRKNLERAKSEEYLKHKVRSKPEKSDPINMHILQESSAEGSTQAAQMKLKRARLADDLNERIALRPGPLELVEKNIIPLESTVKEAMKGNSVNYSKSVDAFAFEEDSSNDESPDQERSNDSQGISSSSPQETKNMDATSSPDSGPVQNHTQENDNDPHDGSAHQSHSSSLHPENQMSTTGQVAPSSAAVKTKSTTDSKNRHKKPKDIKPKVKKLKYHQYIPPDQKAEKSPPPMDSAYARLLQQQQLFLQLQILSQQQQQHFNYQGMHHSHLKQPNEQMNRNSNSNMVNSPSLSPVKTTFSGQANISSMKPGLLPSNLDDLKVSELRQQLRIRGLPVSGTKTSLMERLRPFQECPGNTVPTFSEITTVTFPVTPNNSNFQTHPSGGVISNGFYQFGSTSSTPPISPASSDLSVNGSLPDTFSDGPMSSPQFGLHPSPIHLSAEESLMSSINSGSYQVELEGMDAEKDKMLVEKQKVINELTWKLQQEQRQVEELRLQLQKRKGNCGPQDKTLPSQHFFGVPIKQENVSSCPFAAKQMTLKTQANNISEKHGSCTTQSVSCMINNHCMEATNPSSIMSSTFLSPQCSPQHSPIGSTNSPQHISLPPSPNNPYLLSVSPGSQGDARSISPQVNHRIHPTQNTGSSVCYSPNQNTLQPSYIDQSENKNSNKDRLPPKSPPVLGKISALQPSPQAGQKLPSPGTNFINATSSVSKQLPSYEDAVRQQITRSQQMDELLDVLIESGEMPANAKDERSCGQKLNQLSVSTGNPSATSSNSHLPYENCSNNDGHLEVLLNTHSPMGRPNEIPLLKIGNDDPHFERVIGGFPGKGSEEMLETSLSPMETQLSPSSVESNGLHLSFTESPWETMEWLDLTPPSSATGLGSLTTTGPSIFNTDFLDVTDLNLNNAMDLHLEQW, encoded by the exons CCCTCAAAAGTCCAGCTGCATTCCAGGAGCAAAGGAAAAACTTGGAACGAGCCAAG AGTGAAGAATATTTGAAGCACAAGGTCAGAAGCAAACCAGAAAAGTCTGATCCTATTAATATGCACATTTTACAAG AATCATCTGCTGAGGGGTCGACTCAAGCTGCCCAGATGAAACTGAAACGGGCTCGACTTGCTGATGACCTCAATGAAAGGATTGCCCTCAGACCAGGCCCTTTAGAACTGGTGGAAAAGAATATAATTCCCCTTGAATCTACTGTGAAAGAGGCCATGAAAG GCAATTCAGTCAATTACTCCAAGTCCGTGGACGCCTTTGCTTTCGAAGAAGACAGCAGCAATGACGAGTCCCCTGATCAAGAGAGAAGCAATGACTCTCAGGGAATTTCATCTTCATCTCCGCAAGAGACCAAAAATATGGATGCCACTAGTTCTCCAGACTCTGGTCCAGTACAG AATCATACCCAAGAAAATGACAATGACCCACATGATGGCAGCGCACACCAGAGTCATTCCTCTTCACTGCACCCAGAAAACCAAATGTCGACAACAGGACAGGTGGCCCCAAGCTCTGCTGCAGTAAAG ACCAAGTCTACTACAGATTCCAAAAACCGTCACAAGAAACCTAAAGATATCAAGCCAAAGGTGAAAAAGTTAAAATATCATCAGTACATTCCTCCAGACCAAAAGGCCGAGAAGTCTCCTCCACCCATGGACTCGGCTTACGCCAGGCTTCTACAGCAGCAACAACTTTTTCTTCAACTACAGATATTAAGCCAGCAACAGCAGCAACACTTCAACTACCAAGGCATGCACCACTCACATCTCAA GCAACCAAATGAGCAAATGAATCGGAATTCAAACTCCAACATGGTTAACAGTCCCTCACTGTCTCCAGTGAAGACCACCTTCTCTGGCCAAGCAAATATATCCTCCATGAAACCAGGTCTTCTCCCCTCTAATTTGGATGATTTAAAA GTTTCAGAATTGAGGCAACAGCTAAGAATACGTGGCTTACCTGTATCCGGTACAAAGACCTCACTAATGGAACGACTACGACCCTTCCAGGAGTGCCCTGGAAATACTGTCCCAACATTTAGTGAAATCACAACTGTCACTTTTCCAGTTACTCCAAATAACTCAAACTTCCAAACGCACCCATCAGGAGGCGTCATTTCAAATGGCTTCTATCAGTTTGGTAGCACCAGTTCTACCCCACCAATATCCCCAGCCTCTTCAGACCTCTCTGTTAATGGTTCTCTACCTGATACCTTCAGTGATGGACCAATGTCTTCTCCTCAGTTTGGTCTACACCCTTCCCCTATTCACCTAAGTGCTGAGGAAAGTCTAATGAGCAGCATCAACAGTGGTAGCTACCAAGTAGAACTGGAAGGTATGGATGCTGAAAAAGACAAAATGTTGGTGGAGAAGCAGAAGGTCATCAATGAGTTGACCTGGAAACTCCAACAAGAGCAAAGACAAGTTGAGGAACTTAGGCTGCAATTGCAAAAGCGAAAAGGGAATTGTGGACCTCAAGACAAGACACTTCCATCTCAACACTTTTTTGGAGTACCTATCAAGCAAGAAAACGTCTCCAGTTGTCCCTTTGCAGCTAAACAAATGACTTTAAAAACACAGGCGAACAATATATCTGAGAAGCATGGATCATGTACAACACAGTCAGTGTCTTGCATGATAAACAACCATTGCATGGAGGCCACTAACCCAAGTTCCATCATGTCTTCCACCTTCTTGAGTCCTCAGTGTTCTCCGCAACACTCTCCCATTGGAAGTACGAATAGTCCACAGCACATCAGTTTACCTCCATCTCCCAATAACCCCTACTTGTTGTCCGTATCTCCAGGCTCACAAGGAGATGCCCGTAGCATATCACCACAGGTCAACCACCGGATCCACCCAACACAG AATACTGGGAGTTCTGTATGCTACTCTCCAAACCAGAACACTTTACAGCCATCCTACATTGACCAATCGGAAAACAAGAACAGTAACAAAGATCGACTCCCACCAAAAAGTCCACCAGTGTTAGGAAAG ATAAGTGCTTTACAGCCATCTCCCCAGGCAGGTCAAAAGCTTCCCAGCCCTGGCACGAATTTCATTAATGCAACCTCGTCAGTTTCCAAGCAGCTTCCCTCCTACGAGGATGCAGTCAGACAG CAGATCACAAGGAGTCAACAGATGGATGAACTTCTTGATGTTTTGATTGAAAGTGGAG AAATGCCAGCCAATGCCAAAGATGAGAGGTCATGTGGGCAGAAGCTCAATCAGCTGAGTGTGTCAACTGGAAACCCAAGTGCGACCTCCTCAAACTCCCATCTTCCATATGAAAACTGTTCAAACAATGATGGCCACCTTGAAGTCTTACTCAACACTCATAGCCCCATGGGAAGACCTAATGAAATACCACTGCTTAAAATTGGAAATGATGATCCACACTTTGAGCGTGTTATTGGAGGGTTTCCTGGAAAAGGTTCTGAGGAAATGTTGGAAACTTCTTTATCTCCCATGGAGACCCAATTGTCCCCATCATCTGTGGAAAGCAATGGCCTTCATCTGAGTTTTACTGAATCTCCTTGGGAGACCATGGAGTGGCTGGACTTAACGCCACCAAGTTCAGCCACAGGTTTGGGGTCACTCACCACTACTGGTCCCAGTATCTTCAATACTGATTTCCTTGATGTTACAGATCTCAACTTAAACAATGCAATGGACTTGCACTTAGAACAATGGTAA